From the Pseudobdellovibrionaceae bacterium genome, one window contains:
- the phnC gene encoding phosphonate ABC transporter ATP-binding protein produces the protein MSNTALEVKNLEKFYENGVHALSSVSFTVKQGEFLAVIGLSGSGKSTMLRCINGLVPASSGEVYFQNQNIIGLKAKELRSARKSIAMVFQHFNLISRRSVLINVLSGALAKTALWKGIFSKFSKEDIDKAMGSLELVGLKDKAYVRADELSGGQQQRVAIARALMQNPEILLADEPVASLDPATSHLVMDHLAYINKTLNKTVICNLHFLSLVRKYATRVIALKAGKLVFEGSPLDIDEAWFKKIYGEQAKEVGIE, from the coding sequence ATGAGCAATACCGCTTTAGAAGTTAAAAATTTAGAAAAATTTTACGAAAATGGCGTCCATGCTTTAAGTTCCGTCTCCTTTACTGTTAAGCAAGGAGAATTTTTGGCAGTCATTGGTTTAAGTGGCTCGGGTAAGTCGACTATGCTTAGGTGTATTAATGGTTTGGTACCTGCCTCTTCTGGGGAGGTTTACTTTCAAAATCAAAATATAATTGGTTTAAAGGCAAAAGAGTTAAGATCAGCCCGCAAATCCATAGCTATGGTTTTTCAACATTTTAATTTAATTTCTAGAAGAAGTGTTTTAATTAATGTGCTTTCGGGGGCTTTAGCAAAAACGGCTTTATGGAAAGGTATTTTTTCTAAATTTTCTAAAGAAGACATTGATAAAGCTATGGGTAGTTTAGAACTGGTGGGCTTAAAAGACAAAGCCTATGTTAGAGCCGACGAACTTAGTGGAGGCCAGCAACAGCGAGTAGCTATTGCTCGAGCGCTTATGCAAAATCCAGAAATTTTACTCGCCGACGAGCCAGTAGCCAGTCTTGACCCAGCCACTTCGCATTTGGTTATGGATCACTTGGCTTATATTAATAAAACATTAAACAAAACAGTAATTTGTAATCTGCATTTTTTAAGTTTAGTTCGAAAATACGCTACCAGAGTAATTGCTTTAAAGGCGGGAAAGTTAGTTTTTGAAGGCTCTCCTTTAGATATTGATGAAGCTTGGTTTAAAAAAATTTATGGCGAGCAAGCAAAAGAGGTAGGAATTGAATAA
- a CDS encoding phosphate/phosphite/phosphonate ABC transporter substrate-binding protein: MKRLMQACYLLLFFYMAACSDPTVGSKNRPFTMYFVPAIDARTISVTTDKVVDYVAKYVSQALYNKPTGFYVKGSIPSSYIAIVEAFGTQRADFAIFNTFGYILAKDVKKYPVEAILTVEREKGKRSYHSQILVRADSNIKTLQDLNGKRFAFSDPASTSGYIVPHNMLTKAGVKLKSHVFAQKHDNVVAMIYQKQVDAGATFYDNPIVKTINGKKVRVLRDARARVLTQFPDVEKKIKILKISQGIPNEPWMIRSNLYKDKEKNKKVKKLVKQALLEFQKSKEGYKALKALYDMNRLVEVKDSVYDDIRKMILSTKLDLEGTLKKKDKKIKKK, encoded by the coding sequence ATGAAAAGGTTAATGCAAGCTTGTTATTTATTGTTGTTTTTTTACATGGCTGCTTGTTCAGACCCCACAGTGGGCTCTAAAAACCGCCCCTTTACCATGTATTTTGTGCCAGCCATTGATGCCAGAACCATTTCTGTAACTACAGATAAAGTGGTGGATTATGTGGCAAAGTATGTCTCTCAAGCCCTTTATAATAAGCCAACAGGGTTTTATGTAAAAGGCTCTATACCTTCTAGCTACATAGCTATTGTAGAAGCTTTTGGAACACAAAGGGCTGATTTTGCTATTTTTAACACTTTTGGATATATTTTAGCAAAAGATGTTAAAAAATATCCTGTAGAAGCCATTTTAACCGTAGAGCGAGAAAAGGGAAAAAGAAGCTACCATTCGCAAATTTTGGTAAGAGCCGATAGCAATATTAAAACTTTGCAAGATTTAAATGGTAAGCGTTTTGCTTTTTCTGACCCAGCCTCTACATCGGGCTATATTGTTCCCCATAATATGTTAACAAAGGCAGGGGTAAAGTTAAAATCTCATGTGTTTGCACAAAAGCATGACAATGTAGTGGCCATGATTTACCAAAAGCAGGTAGATGCAGGGGCTACCTTTTACGACAACCCCATAGTTAAAACCATAAATGGAAAAAAAGTAAGAGTACTAAGAGATGCGCGAGCACGGGTGCTAACACAATTTCCTGATGTAGAAAAAAAAATAAAAATTTTAAAAATATCGCAAGGCATACCTAATGAGCCCTGGATGATACGGTCTAACCTTTATAAAGATAAAGAAAAAAATAAAAAAGTAAAAAAATTAGTTAAACAAGCATTATTAGAATTTCAAAAAAGTAAAGAAGGTTATAAAGCCTTAAAAGCACTTTATGACATGAACCGTTTGGTAGAAGTAAAAGACAGCGTTTATGATGACATCAGAAAAATGATTTTAAGCACAAAGTTAGATTTAGAAGGCACTTTAAAAAAGAAAGATAAAAAAATAAAGAAAAAGTAA
- a CDS encoding NAD(P)-binding protein, with product MSKPLDKQKKLDSNPFLISDSQFSGEEEIPLDVLFIGAGPAGLAGAIKLAQLSKKENLNLEIGVLEKAAELGGHSLSGAVVNPKAFLELFPEKSIKDLPFKDKVTKEKVLFLTKNKAFKLPTPPTMRNKGNYTASLCEMLRFLGQEAESLGVNIFTGFPAKSLLVNGKQITGVRTTPSGLNRDSSPGAQYTPSVNIKAKVSVLCEGTRGLLTQAYIQKENLAGESKQIYALGVKELWKVPKNLEHIIHTLAWPLDTSDFGGSWIYPMGKNKVSIGLVIGLDYKKHSVDVHKKLQHLKQHPVFQKILQGGEILEWGAKTIPEGGWGALPTRLYGDGVLMAGDTAGFVNVPALKGIHYSMYSGMFAAESAFEALQKNDFSKEQLSSYQKKINQSFIKSDLQKVSEIRPSFKKGFITGGIKAGLLSLKLNALVFKNPPLKEDAEEDKTFNTKLESLPLNPSIPVISKVDAVYLSGNKTRDDIPCHLSSVKDIDKSTAEFYSALCPAGVYEWKDEQLIINAPNCIDCKATDVLGPRWEPREGGSGPNYKEM from the coding sequence ATGAGCAAACCCTTAGACAAGCAAAAAAAACTAGATAGCAACCCCTTTTTAATTTCTGATTCTCAATTTTCAGGAGAAGAAGAAATACCCTTAGATGTGCTTTTTATAGGCGCGGGACCTGCAGGCCTAGCTGGAGCTATCAAACTAGCTCAACTCTCCAAAAAAGAAAATTTAAATTTAGAAATTGGAGTTTTAGAAAAAGCTGCCGAGTTGGGTGGCCATAGCTTGTCTGGAGCGGTAGTTAACCCCAAAGCCTTTTTAGAACTATTTCCAGAAAAATCTATAAAAGACCTTCCTTTTAAAGATAAAGTGACTAAAGAAAAAGTGCTTTTTTTAACAAAAAACAAAGCCTTTAAGCTGCCCACCCCTCCCACTATGCGCAATAAAGGCAATTACACCGCCTCGCTATGCGAAATGCTAAGGTTTTTAGGCCAAGAGGCAGAAAGTTTAGGGGTTAATATTTTTACGGGTTTTCCGGCAAAAAGCTTACTGGTAAATGGAAAGCAAATTACTGGTGTACGCACCACTCCTAGTGGATTAAATCGCGATTCTAGCCCCGGCGCGCAATATACGCCGTCTGTAAATATTAAAGCGAAAGTTAGTGTTTTGTGCGAAGGCACTCGCGGGCTTTTAACTCAAGCTTATATACAAAAAGAAAACTTAGCGGGAGAGTCTAAGCAGATTTATGCCTTAGGAGTTAAAGAGCTTTGGAAGGTTCCTAAAAATTTAGAGCATATTATTCATACCTTAGCATGGCCTTTAGATACTTCTGACTTTGGAGGGTCTTGGATATATCCTATGGGAAAAAACAAGGTTTCTATTGGCTTGGTTATTGGGTTGGATTACAAAAAACACTCGGTAGATGTGCATAAAAAATTACAACATTTAAAACAACACCCCGTATTTCAAAAAATTTTACAAGGTGGAGAAATTTTAGAATGGGGCGCTAAAACCATTCCCGAAGGTGGCTGGGGGGCTTTGCCCACAAGACTTTATGGCGATGGTGTTTTAATGGCTGGTGATACGGCGGGGTTTGTTAATGTTCCTGCCCTTAAAGGAATTCATTACTCTATGTACTCGGGTATGTTTGCAGCAGAAAGTGCCTTTGAAGCTTTACAAAAAAATGATTTTTCTAAAGAACAACTATCTTCTTATCAAAAAAAAATTAACCAAAGTTTTATAAAAAGCGATTTACAAAAGGTCAGCGAAATACGACCTAGCTTTAAAAAAGGTTTTATTACAGGAGGTATTAAAGCCGGTTTATTAAGTTTAAAATTAAATGCCTTAGTTTTTAAAAACCCTCCCCTAAAAGAAGATGCCGAAGAAGACAAAACTTTTAATACAAAATTAGAAAGTCTTCCGTTAAACCCTAGTATCCCTGTGATTAGTAAAGTGGATGCTGTTTATTTATCTGGAAACAAAACCAGAGATGATATTCCTTGCCATTTAAGTAGCGTAAAAGATATAGATAAAAGCACTGCAGAGTTTTATAGTGCTCTTTGCCCTGCGGGAGTTTACGAATGGAAAGATGAGCAACTAATAATTAATGCTCCTAACTGTATAGATTGCAAAGCCACTGATGTGTTAGGCCCACGGTGGGAACCGCGTGAAGGGGGAAGTGGCCCCAATTACAAAGAAATGTAA
- a CDS encoding HDIG domain-containing protein — protein MITYIMLGLILGLFFFFFSIFLKNKKIFFKAHRQAKDILLQTEQKNKAQLKKLQERESVYRQENRDFLLRKKNRLEHKKQQSQSYLKRQERFYSEKIVEKTKISKKISSIIEKNTLEMKTKEKEVEQTKKDNQVQKNILKTNLENSAQANVVDMKEYLKEKRGNQLEQNAKIQSKELLESLSVMAEKKAKNILHNGLNRFTMPYCPHRGIGIITFNSDEHFHFFCETHSHLFPKLESICELTIKTTEQTVEVLTRDPMRRKWASDFLEKILFYKKPLQDGQMEEILKKQKNYLLKTIQDDGKKAFQKLQLKPLHNNILNVFGTLQYRYSFTQNQYAHCLEVGFLCGLLASEIDAEVKKYRLSGLLHDLGKAIDHNKQGGHAVIGADLLARHDVNPDVVYAIRSHHHDTPPKSSLDFLVIAADALSGARPGARRSTANSYNQKMDQLEEIGNSFNEITHTLVLNAGRELRVFVDSKRVSDKRILDLHKELVEKVETECKYPHQIKIMIIRKSSAIQKAGRAS, from the coding sequence ATGATTACATATATTATGCTTGGATTAATTTTAGGTTTGTTTTTTTTCTTTTTTTCTATTTTTTTAAAAAATAAAAAAATATTTTTTAAAGCGCATCGGCAAGCAAAAGATATTCTTTTACAAACCGAACAAAAAAATAAAGCGCAATTAAAAAAACTGCAAGAAAGAGAAAGCGTTTATAGGCAAGAAAACAGAGACTTTCTTTTAAGAAAAAAAAATCGACTAGAACATAAAAAACAGCAATCGCAATCTTATTTAAAAAGACAAGAACGCTTTTATTCGGAAAAAATTGTAGAAAAAACAAAAATATCTAAAAAAATAAGCAGTATTATTGAAAAAAATACATTAGAAATGAAAACTAAAGAAAAAGAAGTAGAGCAAACAAAAAAAGATAATCAAGTACAAAAAAATATATTAAAAACTAATTTAGAAAATTCTGCACAAGCTAATGTTGTTGATATGAAGGAGTACTTAAAAGAAAAAAGAGGAAATCAATTAGAACAAAATGCAAAAATACAAAGCAAAGAATTACTAGAAAGCCTTAGTGTTATGGCAGAAAAGAAAGCGAAAAATATTTTACACAACGGTTTAAATCGCTTTACCATGCCTTATTGCCCTCATAGAGGTATTGGGATTATTACTTTTAATAGCGATGAACATTTTCATTTTTTTTGCGAAACCCACTCTCATTTATTCCCTAAACTAGAAAGCATTTGCGAACTAACTATTAAAACCACAGAACAAACCGTGGAGGTTTTAACCCGAGACCCTATGAGAAGAAAATGGGCCAGCGACTTTTTAGAAAAAATTCTTTTTTACAAAAAACCTTTGCAAGACGGACAGATGGAAGAAATACTAAAGAAACAAAAAAACTATTTATTAAAAACTATTCAAGATGATGGAAAAAAAGCCTTTCAAAAACTGCAACTTAAGCCTCTTCATAATAATATTTTAAATGTTTTTGGCACTTTACAGTATCGTTACTCTTTTACACAAAACCAATATGCTCATTGCCTAGAGGTGGGGTTTTTGTGTGGTTTATTAGCTTCAGAAATTGATGCAGAAGTAAAAAAATATCGACTTTCTGGCCTGCTACATGATTTAGGAAAGGCCATTGACCACAACAAGCAAGGGGGTCATGCAGTAATTGGTGCGGATTTATTAGCCCGACATGATGTAAACCCCGATGTGGTTTATGCTATTCGATCGCATCATCACGATACTCCTCCAAAAAGCAGTTTAGATTTTTTAGTTATTGCTGCTGATGCCCTTTCGGGAGCAAGGCCTGGAGCCAGAAGGTCTACTGCCAATAGTTATAATCAAAAAATGGATCAATTAGAAGAAATTGGTAATAGCTTTAACGAAATTACACACACCTTGGTTTTAAATGCAGGTAGAGAACTGCGCGTGTTTGTAGATAGCAAAAGAGTGTCTGATAAGCGCATTTTAGACTTACATAAAGAGCTGGTGGAAAAAGTAGAAACCGAATGTAAATATCCCCATCAAATTAAAATAATGATTATCCGAAAAAGCTCTGCCATTCAAAAAGCAGGAAGAGCTAGTTAG
- a CDS encoding type B 50S ribosomal protein L31 has protein sequence MKKSIHPNNRFVVFQDMSCDFSYLTKSTVHTKETIQWEDGKEYPLVKVEVSSQSHPFYTGQNRLLDTEGRAERFRKKYGSRAKSVKKPS, from the coding sequence ATGAAAAAATCTATTCACCCCAACAACCGTTTTGTAGTTTTTCAAGATATGTCTTGTGATTTTAGTTACTTAACTAAATCTACAGTGCACACCAAAGAAACTATCCAGTGGGAAGACGGCAAAGAATACCCTTTAGTAAAGGTAGAAGTATCTAGTCAATCTCACCCCTTTTATACAGGCCAAAATCGTTTATTAGACACAGAAGGCAGAGCAGAGCGCTTCCGTAAAAAATACGGCAGTCGTGCTAAGTCTGTTAAAAAACCTAGCTAA
- a CDS encoding acyl-CoA dehydrogenase, whose amino-acid sequence MLTQIFNLEFLFGLSSSLVIGLSLVSIIFAAYFSLPSTVWFIFLVFQVSLWSSSWLCFALGVAASILLFIPFVRSRIISSLVLRLLNKWKVVPKISSTEREALEAGQTWIEKEFFSSKPSIKKILNQKPAVLTQEEQAFLDGPTQELCEKIDDWKIWKSRDIEEETLQFIKEKKFLGMIIPKAQGGLEFSAAAHSAVIQKISSRSVVVGITVMVPNSLGPAELLIHYGTQKQKDYYLPRLAIGKEIPCFGLTEPGAGSDASSITSEGVLFKEDGVIKIRLNWNKRWITLASISTVIGLAFRLKDPEALLGGKKDLGITCALIPSKTEGVVLGRRHDPMSIAFYNCPTQGKDVVVEAETSIIGGLKEAGQGWKMLMKCLSVGRGISLVATSTGGIKLVTKTSSNHALIRRQFGMPIGNFEGVEEVLAEMSGICYKAEAVRAYTLSALNQEISPPVVTAMAKYSTTEWCRTGCNKAMDILAGSGISMGPKNQVAMSYIASPIGITVEGANILTRTLIIFGQGVFRAHPYALLEMQALAEGDVKKFDKAFFSHLGHIFTNICRTFLFSISRGYIYQKNSVPGLKRYVQKFMWATSVFSLMSDMAMALMGGSLKRKEKMTGRFADVLYNLYTISAIFHKYSHSAYQTEEELSVVKNSLNQVFYDIQKAFDGIFVNFKVPFVSWFFTHFIQYWSSFNIIGVPSSDALSHKAAKVLLRDSDFRDSLFEGIFLSKNSDDDFFKQTQAFKITHESKSLEKKFKALCKKNAIPKGKIDLRLKQALEKNLLTQKEYDFLLKAHQMRWDCIQVNDFSEEEFRQA is encoded by the coding sequence GTGTTAACGCAGATCTTTAATTTAGAGTTTTTATTTGGATTATCTAGCAGTTTGGTAATAGGTTTATCTTTAGTTAGTATTATATTTGCAGCTTACTTTTCGCTGCCTTCCACAGTGTGGTTTATTTTTTTAGTATTTCAAGTTTCCTTATGGAGCAGTTCTTGGTTATGTTTTGCTTTGGGAGTGGCGGCGAGCATTTTATTATTTATCCCCTTTGTACGGTCTAGAATCATTTCTTCTTTAGTTTTGCGTTTGTTAAATAAATGGAAAGTTGTTCCAAAAATTTCTTCCACCGAAAGAGAAGCTTTAGAGGCGGGGCAAACTTGGATAGAAAAAGAATTTTTTTCTTCTAAACCTAGTATAAAAAAAATTTTAAACCAAAAGCCTGCGGTATTAACCCAAGAGGAACAAGCCTTTTTAGATGGTCCTACCCAAGAGTTGTGTGAAAAAATAGATGATTGGAAAATTTGGAAAAGCAGAGACATAGAAGAAGAAACTTTACAATTTATCAAAGAAAAAAAATTTTTAGGAATGATTATCCCTAAAGCACAGGGGGGGCTAGAGTTTTCGGCCGCAGCACATAGTGCGGTTATTCAAAAAATATCTTCTCGCTCTGTGGTGGTAGGTATTACTGTTATGGTTCCTAATTCTTTAGGGCCCGCCGAATTATTAATTCATTATGGAACACAAAAACAAAAAGATTACTACCTTCCTCGATTAGCCATAGGAAAAGAAATTCCTTGTTTTGGATTAACCGAGCCAGGCGCGGGTAGTGACGCAAGCTCTATTACCTCTGAAGGGGTGTTGTTTAAAGAAGATGGAGTTATTAAAATTCGTTTAAATTGGAATAAGCGGTGGATCACTTTAGCTAGTATTTCTACAGTGATTGGTTTAGCCTTTCGCTTAAAAGACCCAGAAGCTTTATTAGGGGGGAAGAAAGATTTGGGCATTACTTGTGCCTTAATTCCTTCTAAAACAGAGGGTGTAGTATTGGGCCGTCGTCACGACCCTATGTCTATAGCTTTTTACAATTGTCCTACTCAAGGAAAAGATGTGGTTGTCGAGGCAGAGACTAGCATTATTGGTGGTCTTAAAGAGGCTGGACAAGGCTGGAAGATGTTAATGAAATGTTTATCAGTAGGCCGTGGAATTTCTTTAGTAGCTACCAGCACAGGAGGAATAAAGCTGGTTACCAAAACTAGTTCTAACCACGCATTAATTAGACGACAATTTGGCATGCCTATTGGTAACTTTGAGGGTGTGGAAGAAGTTTTAGCAGAGATGAGCGGAATTTGTTACAAAGCCGAGGCCGTTAGAGCTTATACATTAAGCGCATTAAACCAAGAAATAAGTCCACCGGTAGTTACAGCAATGGCCAAATATTCCACCACGGAATGGTGCCGAACGGGTTGTAACAAGGCTATGGATATTTTAGCAGGTAGTGGTATTTCCATGGGCCCAAAAAATCAAGTGGCTATGTCTTATATTGCCTCTCCCATAGGGATTACTGTAGAGGGGGCTAATATTTTAACGCGCACCCTTATTATTTTTGGGCAAGGGGTATTTCGGGCTCACCCTTACGCACTTTTAGAGATGCAAGCTTTAGCAGAAGGAGATGTGAAAAAATTTGATAAAGCCTTTTTTTCTCACTTAGGGCATATTTTTACCAACATTTGTCGCACTTTTCTTTTTAGTATTAGTAGAGGCTATATTTACCAAAAAAATTCGGTGCCTGGTTTAAAACGCTATGTACAAAAATTTATGTGGGCTACCAGTGTATTTTCTTTAATGTCTGATATGGCCATGGCTTTAATGGGAGGAAGTTTAAAGCGTAAAGAAAAAATGACAGGTCGGTTTGCCGATGTTTTATATAATTTGTATACCATCTCGGCGATTTTTCACAAATATTCACATAGTGCTTATCAAACAGAAGAAGAGTTGTCGGTGGTAAAAAATAGTTTAAACCAAGTGTTTTATGATATTCAAAAAGCCTTTGATGGTATTTTTGTTAATTTTAAAGTGCCTTTTGTTAGCTGGTTTTTTACGCACTTTATTCAGTATTGGTCGTCTTTTAATATTATAGGAGTACCTTCTTCTGATGCCTTGTCTCATAAGGCAGCTAAAGTTTTGCTAAGAGATTCGGATTTTCGAGACTCTTTATTTGAAGGAATCTTTTTGTCTAAAAACTCTGATGATGATTTTTTTAAGCAAACCCAAGCTTTTAAAATAACTCATGAGTCTAAAAGTTTAGAGAAAAAATTTAAAGCTTTGTGTAAAAAAAATGCTATTCCAAAAGGGAAAATAGACCTTAGGTTAAAACAAGCATTAGAAAAGAATCTACTAACTCAAAAAGAATATGACTTTCTTTTAAAGGCTCACCAAATGCGTTGGGACTGTATTCAAGTGAATGACTTTTCTGAAGAAGAATTTCGCCAAGCTTAA
- the rpsD gene encoding 30S ribosomal protein S4 produces MAAKNTRQIVRFKTQRRLGTELPGLGKPGALDRRPYPPGENGNKRRKYSDYALRLEAKQKIRFHYNIKEKQLRNFIKKAKKGSSTNWVNTLAGLLESRLDNVVFRLGMAPSIRAARQLVSHKHVLVNDVVLNIGSAIVPQGASVSISEKAKENQAVVQATNSPRLEVPDFLRREDKGNLPSGVLQAVPTVGHIPFEFEPGLFTEYYAARKV; encoded by the coding sequence ATGGCAGCAAAAAACACAAGACAAATCGTAAGATTTAAAACACAAAGACGACTGGGTACAGAACTACCCGGCTTAGGAAAACCAGGAGCCTTAGATCGCCGCCCCTACCCTCCTGGCGAAAATGGAAACAAAAGGCGCAAATATTCTGATTATGCTTTACGATTAGAGGCAAAGCAAAAAATTCGTTTTCATTATAATATAAAAGAAAAGCAATTAAGAAACTTTATTAAAAAAGCAAAAAAAGGTTCTTCTACTAACTGGGTAAATACTTTAGCTGGGTTACTAGAAAGCCGGTTAGATAATGTGGTTTTTCGTTTAGGAATGGCACCAAGTATTCGTGCAGCTAGACAATTGGTTTCACACAAACATGTACTAGTAAATGATGTGGTTTTAAATATTGGTTCTGCCATTGTTCCCCAAGGAGCAAGCGTTAGTATTTCTGAAAAAGCTAAGGAAAACCAAGCGGTTGTTCAAGCTACTAATAGCCCAAGGTTAGAAGTTCCTGACTTTTTAAGAAGAGAAGACAAAGGCAACTTACCTTCTGGAGTTTTACAAGCCGTACCCACTGTGGGACATATTCCTTTTGAATTTGAACCCGGTTTGTTTACAGAATACTACGCAGCTCGCAAAGTATAA
- a CDS encoding DUF1343 domain-containing protein — MMILGCEALLADSKKIQNLKGKKIAMVVGPASVNSQLQNSFKEFLKAGLSINILIGLQHGFDGDKQDNMVETPHQLDKNNALPVYSLYSKTRRLSKEMLSQFDVLLFDIQDVGCRIYTYLTSLFYILEDCEAANKEVWILDRPNPVGRKAEGFLLQKQWKSFVGAAPILLQHGLTLAEAALWYKKEKDLKTHLTIIPMVNYNINDQPWPKHLSWINPSPNLPRLSSTIVYPGSVLIEGTTLSEGRGTTRPLEVIGAPYLNTKKILEILKNDFAKYTQHCVIREMHFEPSFHKFKAQTCKALQIHVDHPGYTQDFQAFRLVAILLKIIKSLYPNKELWSQPPYEYEYKKLPIDLISGCDFLRKWVESTDSIDLLEDKLQSDKAQWVNSRKDYLLY, encoded by the coding sequence ATGATGATTTTAGGTTGCGAAGCTTTACTAGCAGATAGTAAAAAAATACAAAATTTAAAAGGAAAAAAAATCGCTATGGTGGTGGGGCCCGCCTCGGTAAATTCGCAATTACAAAATTCTTTTAAGGAATTTTTAAAAGCAGGCCTATCTATTAATATACTCATTGGACTGCAGCATGGTTTTGATGGAGATAAGCAAGACAATATGGTAGAAACTCCTCACCAGCTAGATAAAAATAATGCACTTCCTGTGTATAGTTTGTATTCAAAAACCCGCCGTTTAAGTAAAGAAATGCTTAGTCAGTTTGATGTACTACTGTTTGATATTCAAGATGTTGGTTGTCGCATTTATACTTACTTAACTAGTTTATTTTATATTTTAGAAGATTGCGAAGCGGCTAATAAAGAAGTTTGGATATTAGATCGTCCTAACCCTGTGGGGCGAAAAGCAGAAGGCTTTTTGTTACAAAAACAGTGGAAAAGTTTTGTGGGTGCTGCACCTATTTTATTACAACACGGTTTAACTTTAGCAGAGGCCGCTTTGTGGTATAAAAAGGAAAAAGATTTAAAAACGCATTTAACTATTATTCCCATGGTCAATTATAATATTAACGACCAGCCGTGGCCTAAACATTTAAGTTGGATTAACCCCAGCCCCAATTTACCAAGGCTTTCTAGCACAATAGTTTACCCAGGAAGTGTATTAATAGAGGGAACGACTTTATCAGAGGGCCGTGGCACCACTAGGCCCTTAGAGGTTATAGGGGCTCCTTATTTAAATACAAAAAAAATCTTAGAAATTTTAAAAAATGATTTTGCTAAATATACACAACATTGTGTTATTCGTGAAATGCACTTTGAACCCAGTTTTCATAAATTTAAAGCGCAAACCTGCAAAGCTTTACAAATTCATGTAGACCACCCTGGTTACACTCAAGATTTTCAAGCTTTTCGCTTAGTCGCTATACTATTAAAAATTATTAAAAGCCTTTACCCCAACAAAGAGTTGTGGTCTCAGCCTCCCTATGAGTATGAATATAAAAAATTACCCATTGATTTAATTAGCGGTTGTGATTTTTTAAGAAAGTGGGTGGAATCTACAGACTCTATAGATTTGTTAGAAGACAAATTGCAGTCTGATAAAGCACAGTGGGTAAATAGTCGAAAAGACTATTTACTGTATTAA